The DNA region CTGGCCGTTCGCCGCCAGCTCCATCCAGCAGCCCTTGCGCTCACACGCCTTGCGCACCTGCCCCTCGAGCAGCACCGTCTTGCCGTCATGAGCCTGCGGCTTGGCCAGCACGTCCGCGAGCTTCACCGCCTTGGCGCCCTTGAGGGGCTCGCCGCGGGTGAGCTTCCAGCCATCGGGCGCGCCTTCGGCCTTGGGCGCGGTCTGCGCCTGCGGAGCGGGCGGGTGGTGGCAGTCGGCCTCGGCGGCCTTGCCCGCCTTGGCGGACGACTTGTCACCCGCAGCGGCAACCAGGGGAACGGCGACCAGCAGCATCAGGGACGTGCGGAGCGTGTTCATACCCCGTCCGCTTAGCCAAAAGTCTTTGCTCCGGCAAGGCGACCCCCGTACTAAAGTCCATCCATTCGCACACGCTGAGGAGGTGCGCTTGAAGGTCGTCATCCCTCCCCGCAACCGCCGTTTCAGCACCGTGGACGCCATGGGGCTCGCCGGCGTGGTGGGGCTGCTCGTGGCGCGCTACATCCCGGTGGCCCGCATCATCCCCTTCTGGGGCTGTGTGCTCAGGGAGCAGACCGGGTGGCCCTGCCTCGGCTGCGGTCTGACGCGCGTGGCCGACCGGGTGTCCCACCTCAACTTCGCCGGCGCCTGGGAGGCCAACCCCCTGGGAACGGTGGCGGCCATCGTGTTCGCGCTGGCGGCGGTGGTCATGGTGCTGCACCTGGTGTTCGCGATGCCCATCCCCCAGGTGGAACTCTCCCCCCGCGAGTGGAGCGTCCTGGGCGTCGTGACGCCCATCATCATCCTGGTCAATTACGCCTACGTGGTGGTGAAGACGCGCTTCCCCCACCTGCTGCTGTAGCCTCTGCGTCGTGACTTCCGCGCTCGTCCTGCTGGGCTACCTCGCCGGCTCCATTCCCTTCGGTGTGTTGCTGACGCGGTGGCTGCGCGGGGTGGACGTGCGCACCGGCGGTAGCGGGAACATCGGCGCCACCAACGTCACGCGCGTGGCGGGCAAGAAGCTGGGCGCGGTGGTGTTGCTGCTGGATGCCATCAAGGGCGCGCTGCCCGTGGTCCTGGCGGTGCGCCTGTTGCCGGATGCGCCCACCGTGCATGTGGCGGTG from Myxococcus xanthus includes:
- a CDS encoding DUF4920 domain-containing protein, whose translation is MNTLRTSLMLLVAVPLVAAAGDKSSAKAGKAAEADCHHPPAPQAQTAPKAEGAPDGWKLTRGEPLKGAKAVKLADVLAKPQAHDGKTVLLEGQVRKACERKGCWMELAANGQDKGPGVRVTFKDYGFFVPLDSAGAQARVEGVLKVAELTDSRAQHYESEGAIVPRGADGKPREVQLVATGVELRR
- a CDS encoding DUF2752 domain-containing protein, producing MKVVIPPRNRRFSTVDAMGLAGVVGLLVARYIPVARIIPFWGCVLREQTGWPCLGCGLTRVADRVSHLNFAGAWEANPLGTVAAIVFALAAVVMVLHLVFAMPIPQVELSPREWSVLGVVTPIIILVNYAYVVVKTRFPHLLL